A single genomic interval of Apis cerana isolate GH-2021 linkage group LG2, AcerK_1.0, whole genome shotgun sequence harbors:
- the LOC107992977 gene encoding glutamate receptor 1-like isoform X1, which translates to MKLTLYLNFLLVFFYLIKARIPGTSYVPLIKWIRSYYSTSSIFFLSSFREDKHFDNFKIKHLSYMWSRLLQREQIATLTTSFKNIHTLKNNHLRSLVIVIIPGSYILFEFSKISKSLKMSSFSWFVIFISNMKNENTKRYCYDPPGNIFNLLYDTQMLVMCEDDPVLREWYSIDENKTEILDIVKWYPEKQQIGFPAAIDLLTNLSLYERRNNLKGKVLRAVIVKNSLLFSMKNNKMQGYFSLAITELENALNFTLNIVAEKREFGSYNTTTKRWSGAFSLVASGEADIGISDFSMTNIRLNFVDYTIPIITTKRCLFLKQPEMFTVKWFAYYKVYNFMLWISLIVTMIISLFVLAFIRSRIESNNMIQEIFHEFIRIWGIFCQQGISGELPRNLSLKLAYFTVLMTALVIFTAYSASMISFVTACIRNVPFHTVEEFIDDSSYSLIMLKGSSDYDMFIYSKDSASKYMMSKMLPIDKLPIDVESGFQIICDNSKIGYYSGYTKRIQKITQSWRIPCEVYCIDIGPIDSLSLILSKDNQFTSIINYYLQKLLNSGILNRFKNEESFVEESKFEPVAIYSVASIIIIFFGGALLALVILFIEIYYKKLKSKSL; encoded by the exons atgaaacttacattatatttgaattttcttctcgtttttttttatttaattaaagctaGAATCCCTGGTACATCGTACGTTCCTTTAATAAAATGGATTCGTAGTTATTATTCAACatcctctattttttttttatcttcattcaGAGAGGACAAACATTTCGACa atttcaaaataaaacacTTGTCATACATGTGGTCTCGTCTTCTCCAGCGTGAACAAATTGCAACTCTAACtacttcatttaaaaatattcatacactgaaaaataatcatcttCGATCGTTGGTCATTGTTATTATCCCTggatcttatatattatttgaattttcaaaaatttcaaagtctTTAAAAATGTCCTCATTCTCATGGTTTGTCATATTCATaagtaatatgaaaaatgaaaatacaaaaagataTTGTTACGACCCACcaggaaatatatttaatttattatacgacACTCAAATGTTAGTGATGTGTGAAGATGATCCTGTTCTTCGTGAGTGGTATTCAATTGATGAGAACAAAACTGAGATATTGGACATAGTCAAATGGTATCCAGAGAAGCAACAAATAGGGTTTCCAGCGGCAATTGATTTGTTGACTAATTTAAGTTTGTACGAGAGAAGGAACAATCTCAAAGGAAAAGTTTTGCGAGCTGTCATTGTTAAG aattCGTTACTATtctcaatgaaaaataataaaatgcaagGATATTTTAGTTTAGCGATCACTGAACTTGAGAATGCTTTAAATTTCACTCTCAATATTGTGGCCGAAAAACGTGAATTTGGAAGCTATAACACGACGACGAAACGTTGGAGCGGAGCATTTTCTTTAGTAGCTTCTGGAGAAGCAGACATTGGAATATCTGATTTCTCAATGACCAATATTAGACTTAATTTCGTCGATTATACGATTCCTATCATAACAACTAAAAGATGTTTGTTTTTAAAGCAACCAGAGATGTTCACAGTAAAATGGTTCGCCTATTATAAG gTTTACAATTTCATGCTCTGGATATCTTTAATCGTGACGATGATAATTTCTCTATTTGTTTTGGCCTTCATAAGATCTAGAATAGAATCGAATAATATGATTCAAGAGATATTCCacgaatttattcgaatttggGGCATTTTCTGTCAGCAAGGAATTTCAGGAG AACTTCCACGGAATCTATCGTTAAAATTAGCATACTTTACCGTACTTATGACTGCTCTAGTGATATTTACCGCTTATTCCGCCTCTATGATATCTTTTGTGACGGCTTGTATTCGCAATGTACCGTTTCATACGGTAGAAGAGTTCATCGATGATAGTTCGTATAGCTTAATCATGCTAAAAGGTTCCTCCGATTACGACATGTTCATT TATTCGAAAGATTCTGCATCAAAATATATGATGTCCAAAATGTTGCCAATAGATAAATTACCGATCGATGTAGAAAGTGGATTTCAAATc atttgcgATAATTCCAAGATAGGGTATTACAGTGGTTATACTAAAAGAATACAGAAAATAACACAGAGTTGGCGTATACCATGTGAAGTTTATTGTATCGATATCGGCCCAATAGATAGTTTGTCTTTGATCCTTTCAAAAGACAATCAGTTtacttcaattataaattacta tttgcAGAAACTTTTAAACTCTGGAATATTGAATCGATTCAAGAACGAAGAAAGTTTCGTGGAGGAAAGTAAATTTGAGCCAGTTGCAATTTATAGTGTTgcatctattataataatctttttcggTGGTGCCCTATTAGCACttgtaatattgtttatagagatatattacaagaaacttaaatctaaatctctctaa
- the LOC107992977 gene encoding glutamate receptor 1-like isoform X2 produces the protein MWSRLLQREQIATLTTSFKNIHTLKNNHLRSLVIVIIPGSYILFEFSKISKSLKMSSFSWFVIFISNMKNENTKRYCYDPPGNIFNLLYDTQMLVMCEDDPVLREWYSIDENKTEILDIVKWYPEKQQIGFPAAIDLLTNLSLYERRNNLKGKVLRAVIVKNSLLFSMKNNKMQGYFSLAITELENALNFTLNIVAEKREFGSYNTTTKRWSGAFSLVASGEADIGISDFSMTNIRLNFVDYTIPIITTKRCLFLKQPEMFTVKWFAYYKVYNFMLWISLIVTMIISLFVLAFIRSRIESNNMIQEIFHEFIRIWGIFCQQGISGELPRNLSLKLAYFTVLMTALVIFTAYSASMISFVTACIRNVPFHTVEEFIDDSSYSLIMLKGSSDYDMFIYSKDSASKYMMSKMLPIDKLPIDVESGFQIICDNSKIGYYSGYTKRIQKITQSWRIPCEVYCIDIGPIDSLSLILSKDNQFTSIINYYLQKLLNSGILNRFKNEESFVEESKFEPVAIYSVASIIIIFFGGALLALVILFIEIYYKKLKSKSL, from the exons ATGTGGTCTCGTCTTCTCCAGCGTGAACAAATTGCAACTCTAACtacttcatttaaaaatattcatacactgaaaaataatcatcttCGATCGTTGGTCATTGTTATTATCCCTggatcttatatattatttgaattttcaaaaatttcaaagtctTTAAAAATGTCCTCATTCTCATGGTTTGTCATATTCATaagtaatatgaaaaatgaaaatacaaaaagataTTGTTACGACCCACcaggaaatatatttaatttattatacgacACTCAAATGTTAGTGATGTGTGAAGATGATCCTGTTCTTCGTGAGTGGTATTCAATTGATGAGAACAAAACTGAGATATTGGACATAGTCAAATGGTATCCAGAGAAGCAACAAATAGGGTTTCCAGCGGCAATTGATTTGTTGACTAATTTAAGTTTGTACGAGAGAAGGAACAATCTCAAAGGAAAAGTTTTGCGAGCTGTCATTGTTAAG aattCGTTACTATtctcaatgaaaaataataaaatgcaagGATATTTTAGTTTAGCGATCACTGAACTTGAGAATGCTTTAAATTTCACTCTCAATATTGTGGCCGAAAAACGTGAATTTGGAAGCTATAACACGACGACGAAACGTTGGAGCGGAGCATTTTCTTTAGTAGCTTCTGGAGAAGCAGACATTGGAATATCTGATTTCTCAATGACCAATATTAGACTTAATTTCGTCGATTATACGATTCCTATCATAACAACTAAAAGATGTTTGTTTTTAAAGCAACCAGAGATGTTCACAGTAAAATGGTTCGCCTATTATAAG gTTTACAATTTCATGCTCTGGATATCTTTAATCGTGACGATGATAATTTCTCTATTTGTTTTGGCCTTCATAAGATCTAGAATAGAATCGAATAATATGATTCAAGAGATATTCCacgaatttattcgaatttggGGCATTTTCTGTCAGCAAGGAATTTCAGGAG AACTTCCACGGAATCTATCGTTAAAATTAGCATACTTTACCGTACTTATGACTGCTCTAGTGATATTTACCGCTTATTCCGCCTCTATGATATCTTTTGTGACGGCTTGTATTCGCAATGTACCGTTTCATACGGTAGAAGAGTTCATCGATGATAGTTCGTATAGCTTAATCATGCTAAAAGGTTCCTCCGATTACGACATGTTCATT TATTCGAAAGATTCTGCATCAAAATATATGATGTCCAAAATGTTGCCAATAGATAAATTACCGATCGATGTAGAAAGTGGATTTCAAATc atttgcgATAATTCCAAGATAGGGTATTACAGTGGTTATACTAAAAGAATACAGAAAATAACACAGAGTTGGCGTATACCATGTGAAGTTTATTGTATCGATATCGGCCCAATAGATAGTTTGTCTTTGATCCTTTCAAAAGACAATCAGTTtacttcaattataaattacta tttgcAGAAACTTTTAAACTCTGGAATATTGAATCGATTCAAGAACGAAGAAAGTTTCGTGGAGGAAAGTAAATTTGAGCCAGTTGCAATTTATAGTGTTgcatctattataataatctttttcggTGGTGCCCTATTAGCACttgtaatattgtttatagagatatattacaagaaacttaaatctaaatctctctaa
- the LOC107992963 gene encoding sequestosome-1, whose product MKMFKAYLQNSDFSIKEIRKFNLYPSNLSDKFEVLCNKIKELFPELNHKSFTISWKDNDGDQIVMSSEDELKIAFNEIKNKETETKYLAIYIKPTIQKEQRSITNPYQNDLNEKIIHFGITCDGCDNDIIGFRYKCIQCEDYDLCAQCEATGIHPHHCMIRMPQPLKWHHSRSLHHHLRKIFKKNGVHFNKKTSSNENKESQGIHCNIYPWFETYAPYLNNFIDALLEVHNVESNSSKVEKKEESKNNSHMDDNDSKKFPGEGRKLFDDSKDDKESVSDVASTTSQDSNPPKTADEWTIIDTKDTTEANHTASTSSNVNETNEKEKSSSMAPSAPNGTSIYPELPKEKIIHHQNPIINEAVENMIKMGFSNQGGLLTYLLDAENGDINKVLEILQPTNKR is encoded by the exons atgaaaatgtttaaagcatatttgcaaaatagtGATTTTTCCAtcaaagaaattcgaaaatttaatttatatccttCTAATCTCTCGGATAAATTCGAAGtactttgtaataaaatcaaagaGCTGTTTCCTGAACTAAATCATAAAAGTTTTACTATCTCTTGGAaag ataatgaCGGTGATCAAATTGTAATGTCATCTGaggatgaattaaaaattgcttttaatgaaatcaaaaacaaagaaacagaaacaaaatatcttgcaatatatatcaaaCCTACTATCCAAAAGGAACAAAGATCAATAACCAATCCatatcaaaatgatttaaatgaaaaaataattcattttggCATAACTTGTGATGGTTgtgataatgatataattggaTTTAGATACAAATGTATCCAATGTGAAGATTACGATTTATGTGCACAATGTGAAGCAACAGGTATACATCCACATCATTGTATGATTCGTATGCCACAACCATTAAAATGGCATCATAGTCGAAGTTTACATCaccatttaagaaaaattttcaaaaaaaatggtgtacatttcaataaaaaaacttcttcaaatgaaaataaagaatcccAAGGAattcattgtaatatttatcctTGGTTCGAAACTTATGcaccatatttaaataattttattgatgcGTTATTAGAAGTACATAATGTTGAATCTAATTCTTCTAAG gttgaaaaaaaagaagaatctaaaaataattcacataTGGATGATaatgattctaaaaaatttcctggagaaggaagaaaattatttgatgattCAAAAGATGATAAGGAATCAGTATCAGATGTTGCATCAACTACAAGTCAAGATAGTAATCCTCCAAAAACAGCGGATGAATGGACTATTATAGATACAAAAGATACTACTGAAGCTAACCATACTGCATCAACTTCATCTAATGTGAATGAAACTAATGAAAAAgag aaatcctCTTCAATGGCACCATCAGCTCCAAATGGAACCTCAATTTATCCTGAATtaccaaaagaaaaaataatacatcatcaaaatccaataattaatgaagccgttgaaaatatgataaaaatgggATTCTCAAATCAAGGTggattattaacttatttattagatgCTGAAAATGGTGATATTAACAAGGTTTTAGAAATATTGCAACCTACAAATAAAcgttaa
- the LOC107992980 gene encoding LOW QUALITY PROTEIN: glutamate receptor 2-like (The sequence of the model RefSeq protein was modified relative to this genomic sequence to represent the inferred CDS: inserted 2 bases in 2 codons): MARVSCYAIILLFLLPVPSFSMDVNDAHKYILLIKDVHKYYETTCIIIVRSDSVHTGKFCXTLLENCTRESEIDLIVTFRLINLKYEINGEPLCTYLSFKVLSFSIVDSSREKHRRXTIIVSELEQTSLAYIWSRAFSEQGILTMIASFSELLHERKFQDYTTRPLCVVILTTKENMIEFSTITRYIDISFFVWLVMFLPYGENSMRNFCQNPIGNPFNLIFNTEMLVLCYDHPVLREWYALRDDKTRVFDLATWKAGQGLNVTTRNTLYARRNNLFGETMRISIVNESLFIEMKNGVLSLFWGAVVKELSKSMNFKIEVTSIMSEYGSWNEEEKIWEGVIGELVSNKSDMGVAEFSMTSHRLDAVDFSLPLIMSHKRIYFKKPDSSSVHWSAYLKTFNVDIWMVIICLIVSAPIFLTVIKTRGRVKMNVLTDNYMHVWGIYCQQGLSEFPSETSMRLGFLSIFVSSLIILSAYSASLTSFLTVSTVSLPFSTMEEFVDHGSYGLITFRNSADYEIITSNNRSITLKLKKLIKEKHELPLTAQDGFVQVCNEKVGFYLTKAIMNAMTTIPCKTVYIKASGIDSLALILTKRSPYTGLVNYFIQRYKDNGVMNKLKRMYFVKKKFYDTGYNSVTLNGIAPILSVLAGGILFSCLILIFEKVYHQFCSCESKKTYQFVFWEKFFDRELGTNFREERRRDQNLVRNAFKFKKNQLSEILRKNDFLT; this comes from the exons ATGGCACGAGTGAGTTGTTACGCGATTATACTGTTATTCCTTTTGCCCGTTCCATCGTTCTCGATGGATGTAAACGATGCTcacaaatatatacttttaattaaagatgttCACAAGTATTACGAAACGACTTGCATCATAATCGTGCGTTCAGACAGTGTTCATACCGGTAAGTTTT TCACTCTTCTCGAAAATTGTACGCGTGAAAGTGAAATAGacttgatcgtaacatttagattaattaatttaaaatacgaaatcAATGGCGAGCCGTTATGTACCTATCTCTCGTTTAAAGTACTTTCTTTCTCGATCGTCGATTCGAGTAGAGAAAAGCATAGGC GAACAATTATCGTTTCAGAGTTGGAACAAACGTCTTTGGCTTACATATGGTCCCGAGCCTTTTCTGAACAAGGCATCTTGACTATGATCGCGAGCTTTTCCGAATTATTACACGAGAGGAAATTTCAAGATTACACAACACGTCCACTGTGCGTCGTTATTCTTACTACGAAGGAGAACATGATTGAATTTTCCACGATCACCAGATACAtcgacatttcttttttcgtctgGTTGGTGATGTTTCTACCCTATGGAGAAAATTCTATGCGAAATTTTTGCCAAAATCCTATTGGAAATCCGTTCAATCTGATCTTTAACACGGAGATGTTGGTCCTCTGTTACGATCACCCGGTTTTGAGAGAGTGGTATGCTTTACGCGACGATAAAACGAGAGTTTTCGATTTGGCCACGTGGAAAGCTGGACAAGGATTGAACGTAACGACGAGAAACACTTTATACGCAAGAAGAAATAACTTATTCGGAGAAACGATGCGAATATCGATCGTCAAC gaATCTTTGTTCATCGAGATGAAGAATGGCGTTTTGTCGCTTTTTTGGGGGGCAGTGGTCAAAGAATTGAGTAAATCGATGAATTTCAAGATCGAAGTGACCAGCATAATGTCGGAGTACGGTAGTTGGAACGAGGAGGAAAAGATTTGGGAAGGTGTTATAGGTGAATTAGTATCGAACAAAAGCGACATGGGCGTCGCAGAATTCAGCATGACCAGCCATAGGTTGGACGCGGTCGACTTTAGTTTGCCGTTAATTATGTCGCAcaagagaatatattttaaaaaacctGACAGCTCATCTGTACACTGGTCCGCCTACTTGAag ACGTTCAACGTAGACATTTGGATGGTGATAATATGTCTAATCGTATCCGCTCCGATATTTTTAACCGTTATTAAAACGAGAGGTCGTGTCAAAATGAACGTTCTAACGGATAATTACATGCATGTTTGGGGTATTTATTGTCAACAGGGATTGTCag aATTTCCAAGCGAGACCTCAATGAGATTGGGCTTCCTATCGATTTTCGTCTCGTCATTGATCATTTTATCCGCTTACTCCGCTTCGTTAACCAGTTTCTTAACAGTTTCTACGGTTAGCTTACCTTTCTCCACCATGGAGGAATTCGTCGATCATGGATCGTACGGATTAATCACGTTCAGAAACAGTGCTGATTACGAGATTATAACT TCTAACAATCGGAGCATAACTTTAAAGctgaagaaattaataaaggaGAAACACGAATTGCCTCTGACGGCTCAGGATGGATTCGTACAG GTTTGCAACGAAAAAGTAGGATTCTACTTGACCAAAGCGATAATGAATGCTATGACAACAATACCGTGTAAAACTGTATACATCAAAGCATCAGGGATCGATAGTTTGGCTTTAATCTTGACTAAACGAAGTCCGTACACTGGATTGGTTAATtactt caTACAACGGTATAAAGACAATGGAGTAATGAACAAGTTAAAACGCATGTACttcgtgaaaaagaaattttacgatACCGGGTACAATAGTGTTACTTTGAACGGAATTGCGCCTATTCTATCTGTTTTGGCCGGTGGAATACTTTTTAGCtgtcttatattaattttcgagaagGTATACCATCAATTTTGCAGCTGTGAATCCAAGAAAACGTATCAATTCGTATTTTGggagaaattttttgatcgaGAACTCGGGACGAATTTTCGGGAAGAAAGAAGGCGAGATCAAAATCTCGTAAGAAACGCGTTCAAATTTAAGAAGAACCAGTTATCGGAAATTCTtcgtaaaaatgattttctcaCATAA
- the LOC107992977 gene encoding glutamate receptor 1-like isoform X3: MCEDDPVLREWYSIDENKTEILDIVKWYPEKQQIGFPAAIDLLTNLSLYERRNNLKGKVLRAVIVKNSLLFSMKNNKMQGYFSLAITELENALNFTLNIVAEKREFGSYNTTTKRWSGAFSLVASGEADIGISDFSMTNIRLNFVDYTIPIITTKRCLFLKQPEMFTVKWFAYYKVYNFMLWISLIVTMIISLFVLAFIRSRIESNNMIQEIFHEFIRIWGIFCQQGISGELPRNLSLKLAYFTVLMTALVIFTAYSASMISFVTACIRNVPFHTVEEFIDDSSYSLIMLKGSSDYDMFIYSKDSASKYMMSKMLPIDKLPIDVESGFQIICDNSKIGYYSGYTKRIQKITQSWRIPCEVYCIDIGPIDSLSLILSKDNQFTSIINYYLQKLLNSGILNRFKNEESFVEESKFEPVAIYSVASIIIIFFGGALLALVILFIEIYYKKLKSKSL, from the exons ATGTGTGAAGATGATCCTGTTCTTCGTGAGTGGTATTCAATTGATGAGAACAAAACTGAGATATTGGACATAGTCAAATGGTATCCAGAGAAGCAACAAATAGGGTTTCCAGCGGCAATTGATTTGTTGACTAATTTAAGTTTGTACGAGAGAAGGAACAATCTCAAAGGAAAAGTTTTGCGAGCTGTCATTGTTAAG aattCGTTACTATtctcaatgaaaaataataaaatgcaagGATATTTTAGTTTAGCGATCACTGAACTTGAGAATGCTTTAAATTTCACTCTCAATATTGTGGCCGAAAAACGTGAATTTGGAAGCTATAACACGACGACGAAACGTTGGAGCGGAGCATTTTCTTTAGTAGCTTCTGGAGAAGCAGACATTGGAATATCTGATTTCTCAATGACCAATATTAGACTTAATTTCGTCGATTATACGATTCCTATCATAACAACTAAAAGATGTTTGTTTTTAAAGCAACCAGAGATGTTCACAGTAAAATGGTTCGCCTATTATAAG gTTTACAATTTCATGCTCTGGATATCTTTAATCGTGACGATGATAATTTCTCTATTTGTTTTGGCCTTCATAAGATCTAGAATAGAATCGAATAATATGATTCAAGAGATATTCCacgaatttattcgaatttggGGCATTTTCTGTCAGCAAGGAATTTCAGGAG AACTTCCACGGAATCTATCGTTAAAATTAGCATACTTTACCGTACTTATGACTGCTCTAGTGATATTTACCGCTTATTCCGCCTCTATGATATCTTTTGTGACGGCTTGTATTCGCAATGTACCGTTTCATACGGTAGAAGAGTTCATCGATGATAGTTCGTATAGCTTAATCATGCTAAAAGGTTCCTCCGATTACGACATGTTCATT TATTCGAAAGATTCTGCATCAAAATATATGATGTCCAAAATGTTGCCAATAGATAAATTACCGATCGATGTAGAAAGTGGATTTCAAATc atttgcgATAATTCCAAGATAGGGTATTACAGTGGTTATACTAAAAGAATACAGAAAATAACACAGAGTTGGCGTATACCATGTGAAGTTTATTGTATCGATATCGGCCCAATAGATAGTTTGTCTTTGATCCTTTCAAAAGACAATCAGTTtacttcaattataaattacta tttgcAGAAACTTTTAAACTCTGGAATATTGAATCGATTCAAGAACGAAGAAAGTTTCGTGGAGGAAAGTAAATTTGAGCCAGTTGCAATTTATAGTGTTgcatctattataataatctttttcggTGGTGCCCTATTAGCACttgtaatattgtttatagagatatattacaagaaacttaaatctaaatctctctaa